One window of Robiginitalea biformata HTCC2501 genomic DNA carries:
- the rlmB gene encoding 23S rRNA (guanosine(2251)-2'-O)-methyltransferase RlmB, which translates to MKEELHIFGIRAVLEALEAGKTPEKILVRKDLTGNLFRQLQEAAKKHNMSLTVVPPERFRRFESRNHQGVVAVLSPITYREHTALIDETLARDKAPLFLLLDGVSDVRNLGAIIRTAECAGVSGLFLPASGSAPVSADTIKTSAGAAFNLPIARSPHLKDVVYYLQASGVRLVAATEKAESTLYEADLTGPLALIMGSEDRGIHPSLLKLCDIQAQLPMQGSIESLNVSVACGVFLFEAQRQRA; encoded by the coding sequence ATGAAAGAGGAACTCCACATCTTTGGCATACGCGCGGTCCTGGAAGCGCTTGAAGCAGGGAAGACCCCGGAAAAAATCCTGGTGCGCAAAGATCTTACGGGCAACCTGTTCCGGCAGTTGCAGGAAGCGGCCAAAAAGCATAATATGAGCCTTACGGTGGTTCCGCCAGAGCGGTTCCGGCGCTTTGAATCGCGCAACCACCAGGGGGTGGTGGCCGTGCTCTCCCCGATCACGTACCGGGAACATACGGCCCTGATCGATGAAACACTGGCCCGGGACAAGGCTCCTCTCTTCCTCCTGTTGGACGGTGTATCCGATGTGCGTAACCTCGGCGCAATCATCCGTACGGCTGAATGTGCCGGCGTCAGCGGGCTTTTCCTCCCCGCCAGCGGCAGTGCTCCCGTTTCCGCCGATACGATCAAAACTTCCGCTGGGGCTGCGTTTAACCTGCCCATAGCGAGAAGCCCGCACCTGAAAGACGTTGTATACTACCTCCAGGCCTCCGGGGTGCGCCTGGTGGCTGCCACCGAAAAAGCAGAAAGCACACTCTACGAGGCGGACCTTACCGGGCCCCTGGCCTTGATCATGGGATCTGAGGACCGGGGCATCCACCCTTCGCTCCTGAAGCTCTGCGACATCCAGGCCCAATTGCCCATGCAGGGAAGCATTGAGTCCCTGAACGTCTCGGTGGCCTGCGGGGTTTTCCTCTTCGAAGCCCAGCGACAACGCGCTTAG
- a CDS encoding SusD/RagB family nutrient-binding outer membrane lipoprotein — protein sequence MKKVLKIASFILAAGALTFQSCETTELDLRNNPNALSPESASPDFLLNSIQREFIRTVQTVGTRNAEFARIEYMFGRQYRTVYDPGDFNVQWTDVYTEQLTDTYALYGIADTDDLPFHKGMGQFMEAFSMTMLVDNFGDVPYSEANQGADNFNPSADSGAAIYAAMLDLLDEAIANFNAGGVAPGTDYFFNGDADAWVKACNTLKLKLLVNTRLVDASAVSQFNSIISSGNYISSIEDDMQFQWGTQEVQPDTRHPQYAGDYTPSGANDYRSNHLMQYMMDMDDPRMRYYFYRQNAETPGAPGVPPNLETIECSLQSPPVHYNGFPFCSLENGYWGRDHGSDEGIPPDGFLRSIIGVYPAGGKFDDDTFEGQVLGDGGGGAGITPVLLASTVDFWEAEIALTSGNTPAARQHLLDGLAKSVEKVSSFGSVDPTADLSFEPSDADIASHATAVGDAFDADSEGGWNVLAQEFYVAQYGNGMDAFNFYRRTGYPDNLQPNIDPSPGNLVRSFFYPSTEANNNSSITQKGDHTQQVFWDNNPAGPSFPFSN from the coding sequence ATGAAAAAAGTATTAAAAATAGCGAGTTTCATCCTGGCTGCCGGAGCGTTGACGTTCCAGTCATGTGAAACCACGGAATTGGATCTTCGGAACAATCCGAATGCACTCTCCCCGGAAAGTGCCTCTCCAGATTTCCTATTGAACAGCATCCAGCGGGAATTTATCCGTACGGTACAGACCGTAGGGACCCGAAACGCTGAGTTTGCACGAATCGAATATATGTTTGGCCGCCAGTACCGGACCGTTTACGACCCGGGCGACTTCAACGTCCAGTGGACCGACGTATATACCGAACAATTGACAGATACCTATGCCCTGTACGGCATTGCCGATACGGACGACCTGCCCTTCCATAAAGGAATGGGGCAGTTCATGGAGGCTTTCTCCATGACCATGCTGGTCGACAACTTCGGGGATGTTCCCTATTCCGAGGCTAACCAGGGCGCGGATAATTTCAACCCTAGCGCCGATTCAGGCGCGGCCATTTACGCGGCCATGCTGGACCTGTTGGATGAGGCGATTGCCAATTTCAACGCAGGTGGAGTTGCCCCCGGCACGGATTACTTCTTTAACGGGGATGCCGATGCCTGGGTAAAGGCCTGTAACACCTTAAAGCTGAAGTTACTGGTCAACACCCGCCTGGTAGATGCCAGCGCAGTGAGCCAGTTTAACAGCATCATCAGCAGCGGCAACTACATTTCCTCTATCGAAGACGACATGCAGTTCCAGTGGGGCACGCAGGAGGTACAGCCGGATACACGGCACCCGCAGTACGCCGGGGACTATACGCCTTCCGGGGCCAATGATTATCGTTCCAACCACCTCATGCAGTACATGATGGATATGGACGACCCGCGGATGCGTTACTACTTTTACCGCCAGAATGCTGAAACCCCGGGTGCTCCCGGTGTTCCACCGAACCTTGAGACCATTGAGTGTTCCCTGCAATCACCTCCCGTACACTACAACGGCTTTCCGTTCTGTAGCCTGGAGAACGGCTACTGGGGCCGCGACCACGGTAGCGACGAAGGGATTCCGCCGGATGGTTTCCTGCGGTCTATCATCGGAGTGTATCCTGCCGGAGGGAAGTTTGACGACGACACCTTCGAAGGCCAGGTACTCGGAGATGGTGGCGGCGGAGCCGGTATCACTCCTGTACTCCTCGCGTCTACTGTAGATTTCTGGGAAGCCGAAATCGCCCTGACTAGCGGCAACACGCCCGCAGCCCGCCAGCATCTGCTGGACGGCCTTGCCAAGAGCGTAGAGAAAGTGAGCAGCTTCGGATCTGTCGATCCGACCGCCGACCTTTCATTCGAGCCCAGCGATGCGGATATCGCCTCCCACGCAACAGCGGTTGGGGACGCTTTTGACGCTGACAGCGAAGGCGGGTGGAATGTCCTGGCTCAGGAATTCTACGTAGCCCAGTACGGTAACGGAATGGATGCCTTTAACTTCTACCGGAGGACCGGATATCCGGATAACCTCCAGCCGAATATCGACCCGAGCCCGGGGAACCTGGTTCGCTCGTTCTTCTATCCGTCTACAGAGGCCAACAACAACTCGTCTATCACTCAAAAAGGAGATCACACGCAGCAAGTCTTCTGGGACAACAACCCGGCAGGACCGAGCTTCCCGTTCTCTAACTAA
- the rplC gene encoding 50S ribosomal protein L3 has translation MSGLIGRKVGMTSIFDENGKNIPCTVIEAGPCVVTQVRTEEVDGYNALQLGFDDKADKRANKAENGHFKKAGTAPKKKVVEFRYFEEGAFKLGDTINVELFKEGEFVDVNGISKGKGFQGVVKRHGFGGVGQSTHGQHNRLRAPGSIGAASDPSRVFKGMKMAGQMGNQRVTVQNLRVLKVVPEKNLLVLKGAVPGHKNAYITIEK, from the coding sequence ATGTCTGGGTTAATCGGAAGAAAAGTCGGCATGACCAGCATCTTTGACGAGAATGGGAAGAATATCCCCTGTACCGTCATCGAAGCGGGGCCCTGTGTCGTCACCCAAGTCAGAACCGAGGAAGTAGACGGGTACAATGCCCTTCAGCTCGGTTTCGATGACAAGGCAGACAAGCGTGCCAACAAGGCCGAGAACGGCCATTTCAAGAAGGCAGGCACTGCGCCTAAAAAGAAGGTTGTCGAATTCCGCTATTTCGAAGAGGGAGCTTTCAAACTGGGGGACACCATTAATGTTGAATTGTTTAAGGAAGGCGAGTTTGTGGACGTCAACGGTATCTCCAAGGGAAAAGGCTTCCAGGGAGTGGTAAAACGCCACGGATTCGGCGGTGTCGGCCAGTCTACGCACGGTCAGCACAACCGCCTTCGGGCTCCGGGTTCCATCGGGGCTGCATCGGACCCTTCGCGCGTATTCAAGGGTATGAAGATGGCCGGGCAGATGGGCAACCAGCGCGTCACCGTCCAGAACCTCCGCGTGCTGAAAGTCGTCCCGGAAAAGAACCTCCTGGTACTCAAGGGAGCGGTTCCGGGCCATAAGAACGCATACATAACCATCGAGAAGTAA
- the rplD gene encoding 50S ribosomal protein L4: MKVAVLDIKGKETGRKAELADDVFKIEPNEHAIYLDVKQYLAHQRQGTHKAKERAEIAGSTRKIKKQKGTGTARAGSIKSPIFRGGGRIFGPRPKDYTQKLNKNVKRLARKSALSLKSQANAITVVEDFSFDTPKTRDFIDVLKALGLEDKKSLIVLGEQNNSVYLSSRNFKGAEVVTNTELSTYKIMNANNVVLTEGALEGIAANLNK; this comes from the coding sequence ATGAAGGTAGCAGTTTTAGATATCAAGGGAAAAGAGACCGGGCGCAAAGCGGAGCTTGCGGACGACGTCTTCAAGATAGAACCGAACGAGCACGCCATTTACCTGGATGTGAAGCAGTACCTGGCCCACCAGCGGCAGGGTACCCACAAGGCCAAGGAACGCGCTGAGATTGCAGGGAGTACCCGCAAGATCAAGAAACAAAAAGGTACGGGTACCGCCCGGGCGGGCAGCATCAAGTCGCCCATCTTCCGCGGGGGTGGCCGGATCTTCGGGCCGCGTCCCAAGGACTACACCCAGAAGCTCAATAAGAACGTAAAGCGGCTGGCCCGCAAGTCGGCCCTGAGCCTCAAAAGCCAGGCCAACGCCATCACCGTGGTGGAAGACTTTTCATTCGATACGCCGAAGACGCGGGACTTTATCGACGTACTGAAGGCCCTCGGGCTGGAGGACAAAAAGTCCCTGATAGTGTTGGGTGAACAAAATAATAGCGTATATTTGTCGTCGCGTAATTTTAAGGGTGCTGAAGTTGTAACTAACACTGAATTAAGCACTTACAAAATTATGAACGCCAACAATGTCGTCCTGACCGAAGGAGCTCTGGAAGGAATTGCGGCAAATTTAAATAAGTAG
- the rpsL gene encoding 30S ribosomal protein S12 has protein sequence MPTISQLVRKGRATITKKSKSAALDSCPQRRGVCTRVYTTTPKKPNSAMRKVARVRLTNGKEVNAYIPGEGHNLQEHSIVLVRGGRVKDLPGVRYHIVRGALDTAGVAGRTQRRSKYGAKRPKK, from the coding sequence ATGCCAACAATTTCACAATTAGTACGAAAAGGAAGGGCCACAATTACCAAGAAGAGTAAATCGGCTGCTTTGGATTCGTGCCCGCAACGCAGAGGGGTCTGTACGCGCGTTTACACCACCACGCCCAAAAAGCCGAATTCCGCCATGCGGAAGGTTGCCCGGGTGCGGCTTACCAACGGTAAGGAGGTCAACGCATACATCCCCGGCGAAGGTCACAACCTCCAGGAGCACTCGATAGTATTGGTTAGAGGCGGACGTGTGAAGGACTTACCGGGTGTCAGATACCATATTGTGCGCGGGGCATTGGATACCGCCGGCGTAGCCGGACGGACCCAGCGCCGGAGCAAGTATGGAGCCAAACGCCCCAAAAAGTAA
- the fusA gene encoding elongation factor G: protein MARDLKFTRNIGIAAHIDAGKTTTTERILFYTGVSHKIGEVHDGAATMDWMEQEQERGITITSAATTCTWQFPLENGQPTDNTKPYHFNIIDTPGHVDFTVEVNRSLRVLDGLVFLFSAVDGVEPQSETNWRLADNYKVPRMGFVNKMDRQGSNFLAVCQQVRDMLKSNAVPIVLPIGDEADFRGIVDLVKNRAIIWSEENMGSTFEEIDIPADMEEEVKKYRAELIEAVAEYDENLMEKFFEDEDSITEAEVHAALRAAVMDMSIIPMICGSAFKNKGVQFLLDAVCRYLPSPLDKDAIEGVNPDTEEPAKRKPDPTAPFSALAFKIATDPFVGRLAFFRCYSGKLDAGSYVLNTRSGNKERISRIYQMHSNKQNAIESIAAGDIGAAVGFKDIKTGDTLCDEKHPIVLESMNFPDPVIGIAVEPKTKADVDKLGMALAKLAEEDPTFQVKTDEASGQTIISGMGELHLDIIVDRLRREFKVEVNQGQPQVEYKEALTQEANHREVYKKQTGGRGKFADIVFTMAPADSEEDQGLTFVNEIKGGNIPKEYIPSVEKGFKEAMKNGPLAGFEMDSMKITLKDGSFHPVDSDSLSFELAAKLGYKAAAKACRPIIMEPIMKLEVLTPEENMGDIVGDLNRRRGQVNNMSDRAGSKVIKADVPLSEMFGYVTSLRTLSSGRATSTMEFSHYAETPSNIAEEVIKATKGVTA from the coding sequence ATGGCGAGAGACTTAAAATTTACAAGGAATATTGGTATTGCGGCTCACATCGATGCCGGGAAAACCACCACGACGGAACGCATCCTCTTTTACACGGGCGTAAGCCACAAGATCGGGGAGGTTCACGACGGGGCGGCTACCATGGACTGGATGGAGCAGGAGCAGGAGCGCGGGATTACGATTACCTCCGCGGCTACCACCTGTACCTGGCAGTTCCCGCTCGAAAACGGGCAGCCGACCGACAATACCAAGCCTTACCACTTTAATATCATCGACACCCCCGGCCACGTGGACTTTACCGTGGAGGTAAACCGTTCCTTGCGGGTGCTCGACGGACTGGTATTCCTCTTTAGTGCCGTGGACGGCGTGGAACCCCAGTCTGAGACCAACTGGCGTCTGGCGGACAACTACAAGGTGCCGCGGATGGGGTTTGTCAACAAAATGGACCGCCAGGGTTCCAATTTCCTGGCTGTTTGCCAGCAGGTGCGCGACATGCTGAAATCCAATGCCGTGCCCATCGTATTGCCTATCGGGGACGAGGCGGATTTCCGGGGGATTGTGGACCTGGTGAAAAACCGCGCCATCATCTGGAGCGAGGAAAACATGGGGTCTACCTTCGAGGAGATCGACATTCCCGCCGATATGGAGGAGGAAGTGAAAAAATACCGCGCCGAGCTGATTGAGGCCGTTGCGGAATACGACGAAAATCTGATGGAGAAGTTCTTTGAGGACGAGGATTCCATCACGGAAGCGGAAGTTCACGCCGCCCTTCGGGCTGCGGTGATGGACATGAGCATCATCCCGATGATCTGTGGCTCCGCCTTCAAGAATAAAGGAGTTCAGTTTTTGCTGGACGCCGTGTGCCGCTACCTGCCTTCGCCCCTGGACAAGGATGCGATTGAAGGAGTGAACCCCGATACGGAAGAGCCGGCCAAACGGAAGCCGGATCCTACCGCGCCTTTCTCGGCCCTGGCATTTAAAATTGCCACGGACCCGTTTGTGGGCCGCCTGGCATTCTTCCGCTGCTATTCCGGGAAACTGGATGCGGGCTCCTATGTACTGAACACGCGTTCAGGCAACAAGGAGCGGATCTCGCGGATCTATCAAATGCACTCCAACAAACAAAATGCCATCGAATCGATTGCGGCCGGGGATATCGGCGCAGCAGTTGGGTTCAAGGATATTAAAACGGGTGACACCCTCTGCGACGAGAAGCACCCGATCGTGCTGGAAAGCATGAATTTCCCCGATCCGGTAATCGGTATCGCCGTGGAGCCCAAGACCAAGGCCGACGTAGACAAGCTCGGGATGGCCCTCGCCAAGCTGGCGGAGGAAGACCCGACTTTCCAGGTCAAGACGGACGAGGCGAGCGGACAGACCATTATCTCGGGTATGGGCGAGCTGCACCTGGACATTATCGTCGACCGGCTCCGCAGGGAGTTCAAGGTGGAGGTGAACCAGGGTCAGCCGCAGGTAGAATACAAGGAAGCCCTTACCCAGGAAGCCAACCACCGCGAAGTTTACAAGAAGCAGACGGGTGGACGCGGTAAGTTTGCCGATATCGTCTTCACGATGGCCCCGGCCGACAGTGAGGAGGACCAGGGCCTGACCTTTGTCAACGAGATCAAGGGGGGTAACATCCCTAAGGAATATATCCCTTCCGTCGAAAAAGGCTTCAAGGAAGCCATGAAAAACGGGCCGCTGGCCGGTTTTGAAATGGACAGTATGAAGATCACCCTCAAGGACGGTTCCTTCCACCCGGTGGATTCGGATTCCCTCTCCTTTGAGCTGGCTGCCAAGCTCGGCTACAAGGCCGCTGCCAAGGCGTGCCGCCCGATCATCATGGAGCCGATCATGAAGCTGGAGGTGCTCACCCCGGAAGAGAATATGGGGGACATTGTAGGAGACCTGAACCGCCGTCGCGGACAGGTGAACAACATGTCCGACCGCGCCGGATCCAAAGTGATCAAGGCCGATGTGCCGTTGTCCGAGATGTTCGGATACGTCACCTCGCTGCGGACCCTTTCCTCGGGCCGTGCAACTTCGACCATGGAATTCTCCCACTACGCGGAGACCCCGTCGAACATTGCCGAAGAAGTGATTAAAGCAACCAAAGGTGTAACCGCCTAA
- a CDS encoding SusC/RagA family TonB-linked outer membrane protein, which yields MRTKLNGILTLFLALVVQISFAQEKTISGTVADADGLPLPGVNILVQGSTTGTQTDFDGNYAIQASEGDVLVFTYLGMRAENRTVGAGNTINVQMAEDAQALEEVVVTAQGIKREKKALGYAVSSVDEDQLENRTEGDVGRILRGKASGVNITQQSGISGSATNIVIRGYQSFSQDNQPLFIVDGVPFSSDTNAQGSFVDGNNGSSRFLDLDPNNIESVNVLKGLSAATLYGEQGKNGVILITTKNGAVGGQPKKSEITVSSSIFFNKIASTPDYTMKYGNGFDQAFGWFFSNWGPSFEREGRAGWGNFSNFPSVYDIRNDGTILHPFSTAGASTGIPAAFPEFQGRRYEWKPYASVPNFFRTGTVSNLSVNANGSSDDGTLSYNASFGHLEDEGFTRGNTLNRNTLGLGGRAVLSNKFTINGTMNYSRTDFKSPPVALGDGNQVIGSGASVFSNVFFTPRSVDLMNIPFQNPITGGSVYYRQNNSIQHPLWTVNNAFTRQLTNRAFGNISAQYDINDNLNLLYRFGYDVYNERNLNAQNKGGIGVSTQYISGVYQTWDNNNTIWNHDVILNGSYDLSEKLDLTFNVGGQSRLTHFDQQGVASSGQNVFGVLRHFNFDLQDEIQFTQQRNIVGLYGQVDFGYDSWLYLTLNARNDWVSNQSVDNRSLLYKGGSFSFIPTSAFDGLSSPGGINYLKIRGGYGESAGFATGYPTSVDLFLNTQNFVDQDGAFVVSNTVSNTLANPNIKPERYAEYELGLEGRFFNFLTLDVSAYKRFTNDLIVNRPLGPATGGTTIQTNVGEIEGEGLEIDLGAALVQTEDFSWNVNANFNTNQSTVTDLGEDTDIIVYAGFTNLGNAAIEGEQLGVIVGSRIQRNENGEFVVDSNGNYISEEVDENGRLPVIGNPTPDFILNVGSDLNYKGFNLSFLFNHQQGGDIYSQTVATLLGRGLIADTDNREATFILPGVSTDGSPNTVAINNSAYYFSNVLFGPSELQIYDATTLRLQEVSLGYSVPSKYLDKTPFGSLSFTVSGFNLWYKAFNVPESSNFDPNVAGIGVGNGQGFDYLNGPSSKRYGFSIKASF from the coding sequence ATGAGAACAAAATTAAATGGAATCCTGACGCTATTTTTAGCGTTGGTTGTGCAGATTTCCTTTGCACAAGAAAAGACGATTTCAGGTACGGTTGCCGACGCAGACGGTCTGCCGCTACCTGGGGTTAACATCCTTGTTCAGGGCAGTACCACGGGTACGCAGACCGACTTCGACGGAAACTACGCCATCCAGGCGAGTGAAGGCGATGTGCTGGTCTTCACCTATCTCGGCATGCGTGCAGAGAACCGTACCGTGGGCGCCGGGAACACCATTAACGTTCAGATGGCAGAGGACGCCCAGGCCCTGGAAGAGGTGGTTGTAACCGCCCAGGGTATCAAGCGGGAAAAGAAAGCGCTTGGTTATGCGGTCTCCTCGGTAGACGAGGACCAACTGGAAAACCGGACGGAAGGTGATGTGGGCCGTATCCTCAGGGGTAAGGCTTCCGGTGTGAATATTACCCAGCAAAGTGGTATTTCAGGTTCTGCGACCAATATCGTTATCCGGGGGTATCAATCCTTCAGCCAGGACAACCAGCCGCTCTTTATCGTGGACGGGGTGCCTTTCAGTAGCGACACCAACGCCCAGGGTAGCTTTGTGGACGGGAACAACGGTTCCTCCCGTTTCCTGGACCTGGACCCGAACAACATCGAAAGCGTCAACGTACTGAAGGGGCTCTCTGCAGCTACCCTGTACGGGGAGCAAGGTAAGAACGGGGTTATCCTGATCACCACCAAGAACGGTGCTGTGGGCGGGCAACCCAAGAAGTCGGAAATCACGGTTTCCTCTTCGATCTTCTTTAACAAGATCGCCTCCACCCCGGACTACACCATGAAGTACGGGAATGGGTTTGACCAGGCATTCGGCTGGTTCTTCTCCAACTGGGGTCCTTCCTTTGAGCGCGAAGGCCGCGCCGGATGGGGGAACTTTTCAAACTTCCCGTCAGTTTACGACATTCGTAACGACGGGACCATCCTCCACCCCTTCTCCACTGCAGGTGCCTCTACGGGCATCCCTGCAGCTTTCCCGGAATTCCAGGGACGCCGCTACGAGTGGAAGCCCTACGCCAGTGTGCCGAACTTCTTCCGCACGGGAACAGTTTCCAATCTCTCGGTAAACGCCAACGGCTCATCCGACGACGGAACACTGAGCTACAACGCGAGCTTCGGTCACCTGGAAGACGAAGGATTTACCCGCGGCAACACGCTGAACCGGAATACTCTCGGTCTCGGTGGGCGCGCGGTACTCAGCAATAAATTCACCATCAACGGGACGATGAACTATTCCCGTACCGATTTTAAATCGCCTCCTGTAGCTCTCGGGGACGGTAACCAGGTAATCGGTAGCGGTGCTTCTGTATTTAGTAACGTATTCTTTACGCCGCGTTCGGTAGACCTGATGAACATCCCGTTCCAGAACCCGATCACCGGAGGAAGCGTTTACTACCGTCAGAACAACAGTATCCAACACCCGCTTTGGACAGTGAACAACGCCTTTACGCGTCAGCTGACCAACCGGGCCTTTGGTAACATCTCAGCCCAATACGATATCAACGACAACCTGAACCTGCTCTACCGCTTTGGTTACGACGTGTACAACGAGCGTAACCTGAACGCTCAGAACAAAGGAGGTATCGGGGTGTCTACCCAATATATCAGCGGGGTTTACCAGACCTGGGACAACAACAACACCATCTGGAACCACGATGTGATCCTGAACGGATCCTACGACCTCTCCGAAAAACTGGACCTGACGTTTAACGTCGGTGGGCAGTCGCGACTGACGCATTTCGACCAACAGGGGGTTGCCAGTAGCGGCCAGAACGTCTTCGGCGTCCTCCGTCACTTCAACTTCGACCTGCAGGATGAAATCCAATTTACGCAGCAGCGGAACATCGTCGGTCTGTACGGCCAGGTAGACTTTGGCTACGACAGCTGGCTCTACCTGACGCTGAATGCGCGGAACGACTGGGTTTCCAACCAGTCGGTGGACAACCGCTCCCTCCTCTACAAAGGTGGTAGCTTCTCCTTTATCCCGACTTCGGCCTTTGACGGCCTGTCGAGCCCGGGAGGGATCAACTACCTGAAGATCCGGGGTGGTTACGGGGAATCTGCCGGTTTTGCAACCGGGTATCCGACTTCTGTCGACCTGTTCCTGAACACGCAGAACTTCGTTGACCAGGATGGTGCCTTTGTGGTTTCCAACACGGTATCCAACACCCTGGCCAACCCGAATATCAAGCCCGAGCGTTACGCCGAGTACGAATTAGGTTTGGAAGGGCGTTTCTTTAACTTCCTGACGCTGGATGTTTCCGCCTACAAGCGATTCACCAACGACCTGATCGTCAACCGTCCCCTGGGGCCGGCTACCGGTGGTACCACCATCCAGACGAACGTCGGGGAAATCGAAGGTGAAGGACTTGAGATTGACCTGGGAGCAGCCCTGGTTCAAACTGAGGATTTCAGCTGGAACGTAAATGCCAATTTCAACACGAACCAGTCTACAGTTACTGATCTGGGAGAAGACACCGATATCATCGTGTACGCCGGTTTCACCAACCTGGGGAACGCCGCCATTGAAGGCGAGCAACTCGGGGTGATTGTCGGTAGCCGCATCCAGCGGAACGAGAACGGCGAGTTTGTTGTGGATAGTAACGGAAACTACATTTCGGAAGAAGTAGATGAAAACGGTCGTCTGCCCGTCATCGGGAACCCGACTCCGGATTTCATCCTCAACGTAGGCAGTGACCTGAATTACAAAGGCTTCAACCTGAGCTTCCTGTTCAACCACCAGCAAGGTGGGGACATCTACTCCCAAACCGTAGCCACGCTACTCGGACGGGGGCTGATTGCCGATACGGACAACCGGGAAGCCACGTTCATCCTGCCGGGTGTAAGCACCGACGGCAGCCCGAACACCGTAGCCATCAACAACTCTGCTTATTACTTTAGCAACGTGCTTTTCGGACCTTCCGAGCTGCAGATTTACGATGCTACCACGCTCCGTCTCCAGGAGGTATCCCTCGGATACAGTGTGCCGAGCAAATACCTGGACAAAACGCCGTTTGGAAGCCTTTCCTTTACCGTTTCAGGATTTAACCTGTGGTATAAGGCCTTCAATGTGCCGGAAAGCTCCAATTTCGATCCCAACGTAGCGGGTATCGGAGTAGGAAATGGCCAGGGATTCGATTACCTGAACGGACCGAGCTCCAAGCGTTACGGATTCAGCATCAAAGCCAGTTTCTAA
- the rplW gene encoding 50S ribosomal protein L23, with the protein MSVLIKPIITEKMTSDSELYNRYGFIVNPAANKLQIKDAVEAAYGVTVKKVRTMNYGPSRKTRYTKTGVQQGKTNAYKKAIVDVEDGDVIDFYSNL; encoded by the coding sequence ATGAGTGTGTTGATTAAGCCGATCATTACCGAAAAAATGACCTCCGACAGCGAGTTGTACAACCGCTACGGGTTTATCGTAAACCCGGCGGCCAACAAGCTGCAGATCAAGGATGCCGTGGAGGCAGCCTATGGGGTTACCGTCAAGAAGGTTCGCACCATGAACTACGGCCCTTCCCGCAAGACCCGCTACACCAAGACCGGTGTTCAGCAGGGCAAGACCAATGCCTATAAGAAGGCCATTGTGGATGTGGAAGATGGTGACGTAATAGATTTTTACAGTAATCTCTAA
- the rpsG gene encoding 30S ribosomal protein S7 — translation MRKRQAKKRPLLPDPRYNDQLVTRFVNMMMWDGKKSVAFRIFYDAMDIVEEKKTDEEKNALELWKEALSNIMPHVEVRSRRVGGATFQIPMQIRPDRKISTAMKWLISFSRKRNEKSMAQKLAAEVLAAAKEEGAAVKKRVDTHKMAEANKAFSHFRF, via the coding sequence ATGAGAAAAAGACAGGCAAAAAAAAGACCGCTGTTGCCAGACCCGAGGTATAACGACCAGCTGGTGACGCGTTTTGTGAATATGATGATGTGGGACGGGAAGAAATCCGTCGCATTCCGGATTTTCTACGACGCCATGGATATCGTCGAGGAAAAGAAGACGGACGAAGAGAAAAATGCCCTGGAGCTCTGGAAGGAAGCCCTTTCCAATATTATGCCCCACGTGGAAGTGCGCAGCCGTCGTGTCGGTGGTGCCACTTTCCAGATCCCGATGCAGATCCGCCCGGATCGCAAGATTTCCACCGCGATGAAATGGCTGATCAGCTTTTCGCGGAAACGGAACGAAAAATCCATGGCCCAGAAACTGGCTGCCGAGGTGCTTGCTGCGGCGAAGGAAGAGGGCGCGGCCGTTAAAAAGCGCGTGGATACGCATAAAATGGCCGAAGCGAATAAAGCATTTTCTCACTTTAGATTCTAA
- the rpsJ gene encoding 30S ribosomal protein S10 — protein sequence MSQKIRIKLKSYDHNLVDKSAEKIVKTVKTTGAVVTGPIPLPTHKKIFTVLRSPHVNKKSREQFQLSSYKRLLDIYSSSSKTIDALMKLELPSGVEVEIKV from the coding sequence ATGAGTCAGAAAATCAGAATCAAATTGAAATCATACGATCACAACCTGGTAGACAAGTCTGCCGAGAAGATCGTCAAGACGGTCAAGACGACCGGAGCGGTGGTTACCGGACCCATTCCGTTGCCGACGCATAAGAAGATATTCACCGTGTTGCGTTCGCCCCACGTGAATAAAAAATCCCGGGAGCAGTTCCAGCTGAGTTCGTACAAGCGGCTGCTGGATATTTACAGCTCCTCCTCCAAGACCATCGATGCCCTGATGAAGCTTGAGCTTCCCAGCGGGGTCGAGGTGGAGATCAAGGTCTGA